In Thermodesulfobacteriota bacterium, the genomic window CCTGGCGGCCCGTCTCTACGAGTGTACGCGTCTGGAAGATATGGAGGTCGAGCTATGACGGTCAAGGGGACGACGTCCTTCGAGGGAGCGGGCAACCCCGATGAGTTTCCCATGGTCTCGGTCATAATCCCAGTCTATAATGATTTGAAGCGGCTCGAGATATGCCTCGATGCGCTTCAGGTGCAGAGCTACCCGAAGGACCGCTACGAGGTCGTGGTCGTCGATAACGGCTCCGAGCGGGATATCGAGGGGGCTCTCAAAAAGTACGAGATGGTCCGTTTCGGTCGGGAAGACAAACGCGGTTCGTACGCGGCCCGCAACAGGGGGCTTGATATGGCAGGCGGCGAACTGATAGCCTTTACCGACTCCGACTGCATACCGGCCGAAGAGTGGATGGAGAAGGGCGTGAAGGCCTTTTTGGCTGTCCCCGGCTGCGGGCTTGTCGCCGGGGGGATAGAGTTCTTCTTCAGCGACCCGGAGAACCCAACGGCAGTGGAGCTCTATGACAGCATTGTCCACCTCAAGCAGAAAAACTATGTTGAAAACGGAAGATACGGGGCGACGGCGAACGTCTTTACCAGCAGGAAGGTCATCGACGCCGTGGGCCCTTTTAACGACAGGCTTAAGTCCGGCGGGGACTCGGAATGGGGCAAGCGCGTCTTTTCCCACGGGTATAAGGTGGCCTACGCGGATGACGCCCGTGTCTTCCATCCGGCAAGGCGCTCCTTCGGGCAGATCCGCAGGAAGACCCTGCGGCTCGCCGGCGGGACCCACGAAAGGCTCGAAGAGAATATCTTTACCTATCTGATACGCCTGCCCTTGATAGTGATGGACAACGCGGCCCTGATATACGGTGTCTGGCGCGACAAGAGGCTAAAGGGTATCGGGCGCAAGTTCAAGGTCTCTGCCCTCGCTTTAATGGTAAAGTCTCTTCAGTTCTTCGAAAGGATACGGCTGAACATGGGGGGCAGGTCCAGGGGGTAGAGCGGGTTTTAAAGCCAGCCCCCTGCCTTTTCTTTTTTGCGATTGAGAGAATACCGACCCCCCCCTGAACCCCCTGCCCACAGAATTCCCTTGACACGGCGCCCCCCATGTAGTACCTTGTCCTGACAACTGAATATCATTCTTATCAAGAGTGGCGGAGGGATCTGGCCCTGCGATGCCACAGCAACCGGTCCGGCCTTTAAAAAGGCGGGACGTCAGGTGCTAACTCCAGCAGGCTCCCCAAAGGGGATCTTGGAAGATAAGAAGAGGATATAGAATCCCTTCTTAGCTTCGCGCAAAGAGGGGCTTTTTTTTGGGACGGGGCTTTCTTGTCCCTGAAACCGAACGACTGGTATGCGAGTTTGTAAACAAGGAAACACGCGGTCATTCCTGCGGAAGCAGGAATCCAGTCTTTTTAGAGAGGGAAGAAGGGAGTTTATCCATGAGTTACATGAAGGCGCTAAAGTGCAGGGAGTGCGGCAAAGAGTACCCGAAGGAAGCGCTCCACGTCTGCGAATACTGCTTCGGACCGCTCGAAGTGGTATATGAGTACGATGAAATAAAAAAGGTCCTCGACCGGGAGACGATCGAAAAGAGGCCGCCGAACATGTGGCGCTACCGGGAACTCCTCCCGCTCGAAGGCGAGCCCACGGTCGGCGCACAGGTAGGTTTTACCCCGCTCATAAGGGCGAATAACCTGGCCGAAGCGCTCGGCGTCGAAGAGCTCTACCTGAAGAACGACGCCGTCAACTACCCGACCCTTTCCTTCAAGGACCGGGTCGTGTCGGTGGCCATTTCCCGGGCTCGGGAGATGGGTTTCGACGTAATCTCGTGCGCCTCGACCGGGAACCTCGCAAACTCGGTCGCGGCGCATGCCGCGGCATGCGGCATGGACAGCTACGTCTTTATCCCCTTCGACCTCGAGCAGACCAAAATACTCGGCACGCTCGTCTACGGCTCGAAGGTGGTCGGCATAAAGGGCACCTACGACGAGGTGAACCGCCTCTGCTCGGAGATAGCGGGGAAGTACGGCTGGGCGTTCGTCAACATAAACATCCGGCCCTACTATGCCGAGGGCTCGAAGGCTTTCGGGTACGAGATAGCCGAGCAGCTCGGCTGGCGGCTGCCGAAGCATACGGTGGTCCCGATGGCCGGCGGCTCGCTCATAACGAAGATATGGAAGGCCTATAAGGAGTTCCAAAAACTCGGGTTCGTGGAGGAGGCCCCCGCGAGCGTATACGGCGCGCAGGCGGCGGGGTGCGCCCCCATAGTCACGGCCGTAAAGCAGGGGAGCGAACTAATAACGCCGGTGAGGCCCAAGACCGTGGCCAAGAGCCTCGCCATAGGCAACCCGGCCGATGGCTACTACTCGGTAAAGGCCATAAAAGAGAGCGGGGGGTGGGCCGAGGACGTAACCGACGAGGAGATAGTGGACGCCATGAAGCTCCTTGCCGAGACCGAGGGCATATTCGCCGAGACGGCCGGAGGCGTGACGCTCGGGGTCACGAAGAAACTCCTCGATCAGGGAAGGATTCCTAAAGACGAGTCCATAGTGATCTCCATTACCGGTAACGGCCTTAAGACGCAGGAAGCGCTCCAGGGAAAGCTCAAGGAGGCCCCGGTCATCGAGGCGAGCCTTAAGGAGTTCGACGATCTGGTCGAAAGCTCGGGCAGGGAGTACGCGGTAAAAGGGTAATGACGCGCACTTGCCTGATACAGGACTTTTCTGGTATGATATAAGATGCTGCTCAGTCAAATACGGCCAATAAGGAAGGGAGTGTGGATATAAGGTTATGGACCGCTTCATAGAGGATAAGACGACAAAGGTAAAGGTAGACTACGAAGGCGCCGAGCACAAGGTCGACTTTAACGACCTTAAGACCGGCGGCTTCATAAAGCAGAGGCAGAAGGACCTCTTCACCGTGAGGCTCCGCTGCCCCGGCGGCAGGATGCCCACCGACAAGCTCGTCGAGGTCTCCAAGCTCGCCCATAAGTACAGCAAGAAGGGGGTCGTGCACTTCAGCTTCCGCCAGTCGCTGGAGATACTCTACGTGGACTACAGGGAGTTCACCCCTCTGGTGAAGGAGCTCGAGGCCATAGGCATGAAGGTAGCATCCTGCGGCCCGAGGGTCAGGGTCCCCACGGCCTGCGGCGGCTGCGAGTATAACCCCAACGGGCTGACCGATACGCAGGGCTTGGCCCGGATGGTGGATGAGAAGTTCTTCGGCACGCCCACGCACCACAAGTTCAAGATATCGTTCTCGGGCTGCCCCATCGACTGCGCCAGGACCCGCGGGATGGATCTGGGCTTCCAGGGCCTTGTCGAGCCGGAGTGGGAAGAGCCCACGTGCACGGGCTGCACCATATGCTCCGAGGCCTGCAAGGAGGACGCCATAGAGTCCGACCCGGATACGGGTAAACCCATATTCTCCCCCGATAAGTGCATCTACTGCGGAGACTGCATAAGGGCATGCCCCACGGGCGCCTGGAGGGCCAAGAGGTACGGACATACGATAAGGGTCGGCGGCAAGCACGGACGCCACCCCATAGATGCCGAAGAGGTGGCTACCTTCGTGCCGGACGAGAAGATCCCGGACGTCATAGAGAAGACCGTCGAGTGGTACATGGCCAAGGGGATAAGGGGCGAGAGGATAGGCACCACACTCGCGCGCGTCGGGGTGGAGGACCTCAAGAAGGCCCTTGAGCCGGTCATTGGAGAGATTGCGGCTCCAGAGAAGGAGAGAACATGAGCGAGGCAAAGACCGAGGCGGCCAAGGCCGCGTCGCCGGACATATCACCGGACATATCAATCGACCTCAGGGGGACGCTCTGCCCCATGAACTTCGTCAAGACCAAGCTCGAGCTCGAAGCCATGGAGACGGGGCAGGTCCTCGAGGTCGTGCTCGACAGCGGCGAGCCCATCCAGAACGTCCCCAAGAGCATAAAGGAAGAGGGACATAAGATAGTGGACGTAAAGAGGGAAGATGATCACTTCAGGATCAAGGTAAAGAAGTGCTGAAAACCAACCGTAAAGAGGAGGGGAAAAGATGCCGATAAAGGTCAGGATACCGACGCCGCTCAGGAAGATCACCGACGGCAAGGACGAGGTGGAGGCCGCGGGCTCGACCGTCGCGGAGCTTCTCGACGACCTCGAAAAGAACTATCCGGGGATTAAGGAGCGTATCTGCGAGGAAGACGGAACCCCCAGGCGCTTCGTCAACTTCTACCTGAACGACGAGGATATCCGCTTCAAGGAAAATACCGGCACGGCGGTAAAGGACGGGGACGAGATCTCCATTATACCGGCCATAGCGGGAGGGTAGGGGGCGGAAAAAAATGAAAAAAAAGGTATACCTCACATACTCCAAGGGTCTCGTTAAGGAGCCCCTTATCTACCAGGCAGGCCAGCTCTTCAAGGTCACCACCAACATCCGCCAGGCCAGCATCTCCGAGGAGGTGGGGCTGGTGGCCCTCGAGCTCGAAGGAGAGGCCCCAGAGATAGATAAGGCCCTAAGATTCTTTACCCAGAAGGGCGTTAAGGTCGAGCCCATCGAGCTCGACATAATAGAGTAAAACCACCCCCCCTGCGCGGATTTTACGGCAGGGGTGCTGCCGCACGGTTAGCGCCATACGCGGCCCAATAGAGTATTGGTATCCCGTACCCCGGCGGGTCGTCGTGAATTGAAACACCATCATGGTGCTGCCGCACGGTTAATGTGTATGCGGTCTTCTGTAACGTTAGCACTCTGGATTGCGGTCGATAGTTTCTAAATCTGAAACCCCGTCACGGGGTGCTGCCGCACGGTTAGCGCCATACGCGGCCCAATAGAGTATTGGTATCTCGTACCCTTGCGGTCGTCGTGAATTGAAACACCCGCGCCAAAGTTCTTGACAAAAATAGTAATGTATTGTAATCTTGACTAAGTTAGTAAGGTATTTTTTATCCATAAAGGACAATACGTTAGAGCTTTTCGAGGAGGTCTTATCGTATGAGAAGTGGAAAGGTTTTGAAGGAGGCGCCGCCCGTGAGGACGGCTCCTCCCATGAGTCATTCGATAATTGAGCTTGTGGGTAATACCCCGCTCGTCAGGATAAACGGCATCACCGCCCATCTTCCCGAGGGGGTTCGGGTCTGCGCCAAGCTCGAGGGCTACAACCCCGGGGGCTCGGTGAAGGACCGGCCCGCCTTGAGGATGATAGAGGACGCCGAGAAGGCGGGCAGGCTCACCGGCGACAAGATCATACTGGACTCGAGCTCGGGCAACACCGGCATAGCCTACGCGTGGATAGGTACCATGAAGGGGCACCTGGTGGACCTCGTGGTGCCGGAGAACGTGAGCGATGAGAGGAAGAAGATACTTAACGCCTTCGGCGCGAACGTCATATTCTCCGACCCGCTCGAGGGCTCGGACGGGGCCATACGCCACGCATGGAAGCTCTACGTCGACAACCCGGAGAAGTACTGCAAGCTCGACCAGTACAATAACCCCTCCAACCCCCAGGCGCATTACGACACCACGGGCCCGGAGATAATCGAGCAGACCGGCGGCGAGATAACACACTTCGTGGCCAGCATCGGCACCGGGGGCACCATAATGGGCACGGGCAGGAGGCTCAGGGAGTTCAATAAGGATATCGAGATAGTGGCCGTCGAGCCCAACTGCCCGCTCCACGGGCTCGAGGGGCTGAAACACATGGAGTCCTCGATCGTCCCTGGCATCTACCACGAAGAGAAGCTGACGAGGAAGATAGAGGCCTCCACCGAGGCCGCCTACGACATGACCAAGAGGATAGCCAGGGAAGAGGGTTTTATGGTGGGCCAGTCCTCCGGGGCGGCAATGGTCGCGGCCCTTGAGGTGGCCGAAACCCTGAAGCGCGGAACAGTGGTCGTCATATTCCCCGACGGCGGGGACAAGTACCTTAGCACCCGCCTCTGGGATTGAGCCCTCCATGCTTCGTATCTCCGGGGACGCCCACGATAAGATAATCGAAGACTCCAAAGGGGCCTACCCGCATGAGTGCTGCGGCGTGTTGGTTGGGAGTTCCGGACAGGAACGGACCGTCACAAAAGCAATAGAGGTCGAGAACCTGAATAAGGAGCGGGCCCGGGACCGCTACGAGATAGACCCCGCGGAGTTGAACAGGGTCGACAGGGAGGCAAGAAAAGAGGGGCTCGACATCATTGGGATATACCACTCCCACCCGGACCACCCGGACCGCCCCTCGGAGTTCGACAGGAAGAGGGGCCAGCCCGAGTACTCTTACGTTATCGTCTCGGTTATGGGAGGCAATGAGACTACGGTCAAGAGCTGGATATTCCACGACGAGGGGGAACCGTTCGAAGAGGAGGAAATAGAGGTAATATAGCCCGGTAACTTTAGCGCGTAACTTGCTAATATATAAGCATTAATAAAGGGGTATCATGGACTTTACGGAAGAACAGATCGAGCGCTACTCGCGCCACATAATACTGCCCGAAGTCGGGGGCAAGGGACAGGCTAAGCTCTTGAAGAGCAAGGTCTTCGTCCTCGGAGCGGGCGGGCTCGGCTCGCCCGCGCTCCTCTACCTCGCGGCGGCCGGGGTGGGCACCGTAGGCGTGGCCGACGGGGACGCCGTGGACCTGAGCAATCTCCAGCGGCAGATCATACATAATACCGACAGGATCGGAACGGCCAAGGTCCTCTCGGCAAAGCAGGCAATGGGTGAGCTGAACCCGGACGTGAACGTCGTTACCTATAACGGACGCCTTACGGCCGACAATATACGGGAGACCATAAGGGACTACGACGTGGTGCTCGACGGCTCGGACAACTTTCCGACCCGGTTCCTCATGAACGACGCGGCGTTCTTCGAGAAGAAGACACTCGTCTCGGGCTCGATGTTCCGCTTCGAGGGGCAGATAGCCACCTTCAAGGGGCATGAAGAAAAACCCTGCTACAGGTGCCTCTACCCGGAGCCGCCGCCCAAGGGGCTCGTCCCGAGCTGCCAGGAGGCGGGGGTGCTCGGCGCGCTCGCCGGGGTCATAGGGGTGCTCCAGGCCGTTGAGGCGATAAAAGAGATTCTTGGCATAGGGGAGGGGCTCGCCGGACGGCTCATGATATTCGACGCCCTCGGGATGAACTTCAGGAAGGTGAAGGTCAGGAAGGACCCCGACTGCGAGCTCTGCGGCGAAAAGGCGGTAATAAAAGAGTTAACGACATACGAAGAGGCGTGCGAGATAGCCGCGGCCAAGTGAGCAGCCACCCGTGAAGACCACATACTTCGACAACCCGGGCTCCCTTAAGATAGACCTGATGCTCCGGGGCATAAGGGTTGAAGAGTCGCTTGCCGACATAGAGGCCGTCTCGGGCCGGGCCGGGCCGGGCATAGACATAGTGCTTCCGAAAGGAACGCTCGTAAACGTCCCCTTCGGCGAGGAGTTCACAGAGGACTCCCCCTACCTCCTCAAAAAAGGGAAGAGGGGCTACGTCATAAGCGGAGAGGACGGCTCCGGCAAGGTATCGGCCAAGCTCGTACCACTACCGGCCTTCTACGGGAGGAAGACAACGACCGGGAAAGCTTTTTCCGACATAGCGACGGTGCACGGGAGCTACGTCGTGATAACCCCGTCGCCGCGCTGCGAGTTCTTCAACACGAGTGTCGAGTGCCGCTACTGCGCCGGGAACTTCGACATAAAGGGTGCGGACGATACGGTATATTCGATTGACGAGGTGCTGGAGACCACTGAAGCCGTCCTGAAGGAGAGGGCGAGCGGCATAGTCTACCTCTCCATAGGGTTCAGCCAGGGCGACGACGGGGGGATAGAGTTCCTCGCGCCTTACGTAAGGGCGGTAAAGAAGCACTTCAATTGTCTGGTGGCGGTCGAGGCCCTGCCGCCGAAGAGGAACCGATGGATTGACGAGACCTACGCGCTCGGGGCGGATTCAATCCTCTATAACCTCGAGATATTCGATAAGGAGCTTTTCGAGGTTATATGTCCCGGCAGGGCGGAACTCATCGGGAGGGACAGGTACATAGAGTCGCTCAAATACGCGGCCTCCATCTTCCCGAGCGGCACCGTCGCCTCTCATCTTATAGTGGGGCTCGAACCCCCCGGCTCCACCTGCATGGGCATAGAGTTCCTGACGGATATGGGGGTCGTACCGATACTGCCCGTATACAGGCCCTCTCACGGGAGGGCGCTCAGGATAGAGCCGCTCACGACCGAGATTATAATCCCGGTCTACCGGTACCTCTACAAAACGGTAAAGAAGAAGAGCATAAACATGAACTGGGTGGGGGACATAAGCATGGTAACCACCCCGATAGAGGGGAGGCTCCTTACCGACGAGAAAGGGGGGTTCGGCAGCGTGGTGGAGAGCTTTTATAAGACCAGGCTCGGAGCCAGGGCCGCCTGGGGGCTCTCCACGCTCAGAAGGAAGCTCAGGGTGAAAGATGCGGACGAACCCTCCGAACGGCGTTCGGGGGGCTGAGGGTAAAGGGATGTACTATGGGTGTAGAGATAGACAGGCGTTCCATATGGTTGCTGCTTGCCCTCCGGGGGCTCAGGCCGGGCTTCTTTCTGCTCGTGTTCGGGCTCTTCTGGTATATCGTGAGCCTGCCGGTGCCCGACGGGCTTACGCCGGAGGCGAAAAACGCGATAGCGGTATTCCTCCTCTGCCTCATACTCTGGGTAACGAACGCGATACCGCTGGCCATAACGAGTATCCTCGCCGTAGTCCTCATCCCCCTTACGGGGGTGCTGCCGCCAAAGGAGACCTACTCGCTATTCGGTAACGAGGCCGTTTTCTTTATCCTCGGGGCTTTCATACTGGCCGGAGCCGTGATGCATTCGGGGCTTTCCAACAGGATAGCCCTTATAATAATGGAGAGGTTCGGGTCCTCGCCCCGGAGCCTCCTCTTAAGTATATTCGGTCTTGCCGCCGTGCTCTCGTTCGTTATGTCCGAGCACGCGGTGGCCGCCATGCTCTTCCCCATAGTGCTGGAGATAGCCAAGGCGCTCAGGCTTCGGCCCGGGAGATCGAACTACGGGAAGCTCCTCTTCCTGGCGCTTGCCTGGGGCTGCGTCATTGGCGGCGTGGCCACCTTTCTCGGTGGCGCGAGGGTACCGCTGGCGGTGGGGATACTTAAGGAGAGCACGACCGAGACCATAGGTTTCCTCGCCTATACCGTGGCGGTAATACCGCTCGTTATCGTGCTGCTCGCGGTGGGCGCCTTCGTGCTTACGAGGGTACTGTCCATCGACATAGAGAGCGTGGAGAGCGCCCATGAGGTGCTGCAGAAACGCATCCACGGCATGGGCAAGGTCGGGTGGAGCGAGTATTCCGTGGGCACGGTGCTCGTCCTTACCATAGTATGCTGGATGACGCTCGGCACGACGGTGGGGCTCGCCACCGTGGCGTTGGCCTCGGTGGTGGTGCTCTTCATCTTCCGTCTCGTCAGGTGGAAGGACATCGAGGAGTACGTGAACTGGGGCGTGATCCTCATGTACGGTGGGGCCATCATACTCGGCGCCTCGCTCGAGAGGAGCGGGGCCGCGGGATGGCTCGCGGAGATGGCCGTAGGGGAGTGGGTTACGAGCCCGCTTACCGCCATCGCCTTCTTCTCGCTCGTAACGC contains:
- a CDS encoding radical SAM protein, whose translation is MKTTYFDNPGSLKIDLMLRGIRVEESLADIEAVSGRAGPGIDIVLPKGTLVNVPFGEEFTEDSPYLLKKGKRGYVISGEDGSGKVSAKLVPLPAFYGRKTTTGKAFSDIATVHGSYVVITPSPRCEFFNTSVECRYCAGNFDIKGADDTVYSIDEVLETTEAVLKERASGIVYLSIGFSQGDDGGIEFLAPYVRAVKKHFNCLVAVEALPPKRNRWIDETYALGADSILYNLEIFDKELFEVICPGRAELIGRDRYIESLKYAASIFPSGTVASHLIVGLEPPGSTCMGIEFLTDMGVVPILPVYRPSHGRALRIEPLTTEIIIPVYRYLYKTVKKKSINMNWVGDISMVTTPIEGRLLTDEKGGFGSVVESFYKTRLGARAAWGLSTLRRKLRVKDADEPSERRSGG
- a CDS encoding glycosyltransferase, with amino-acid sequence MTVKGTTSFEGAGNPDEFPMVSVIIPVYNDLKRLEICLDALQVQSYPKDRYEVVVVDNGSERDIEGALKKYEMVRFGREDKRGSYAARNRGLDMAGGELIAFTDSDCIPAEEWMEKGVKAFLAVPGCGLVAGGIEFFFSDPENPTAVELYDSIVHLKQKNYVENGRYGATANVFTSRKVIDAVGPFNDRLKSGGDSEWGKRVFSHGYKVAYADDARVFHPARRSFGQIRRKTLRLAGGTHERLEENIFTYLIRLPLIVMDNAALIYGVWRDKRLKGIGRKFKVSALALMVKSLQFFERIRLNMGGRSRG
- a CDS encoding DASS family sodium-coupled anion symporter, translating into MGVEIDRRSIWLLLALRGLRPGFFLLVFGLFWYIVSLPVPDGLTPEAKNAIAVFLLCLILWVTNAIPLAITSILAVVLIPLTGVLPPKETYSLFGNEAVFFILGAFILAGAVMHSGLSNRIALIIMERFGSSPRSLLLSIFGLAAVLSFVMSEHAVAAMLFPIVLEIAKALRLRPGRSNYGKLLFLALAWGCVIGGVATFLGGARVPLAVGILKESTTETIGFLAYTVAVIPLVIVLLAVGAFVLTRVLSIDIESVESAHEVLQKRIHGMGKVGWSEYSVGTVLVLTIVCWMTLGTTVGLATVALASVVVLFIFRLVRWKDIEEYVNWGVILMYGGAIILGASLERSGAAGWLAEMAVGEWVTSPLTAIAFFSLVTLLLTEGISNAAVIAILLPVGLGLAGRFEMDPSLVTYSIAVPAGLAFCMPLATPANAIAVSSSYVSIGDMMKAGVIMSFTAWVVFNLVARFWWPIIGLGGIG
- a CDS encoding cysteine synthase; its protein translation is MRSGKVLKEAPPVRTAPPMSHSIIELVGNTPLVRINGITAHLPEGVRVCAKLEGYNPGGSVKDRPALRMIEDAEKAGRLTGDKIILDSSSGNTGIAYAWIGTMKGHLVDLVVPENVSDERKKILNAFGANVIFSDPLEGSDGAIRHAWKLYVDNPEKYCKLDQYNNPSNPQAHYDTTGPEIIEQTGGEITHFVASIGTGGTIMGTGRRLREFNKDIEIVAVEPNCPLHGLEGLKHMESSIVPGIYHEEKLTRKIEASTEAAYDMTKRIAREEGFMVGQSSGAAMVAALEVAETLKRGTVVVIFPDGGDKYLSTRLWD
- the moeB gene encoding molybdopterin-synthase adenylyltransferase MoeB, giving the protein MMDFTEEQIERYSRHIILPEVGGKGQAKLLKSKVFVLGAGGLGSPALLYLAAAGVGTVGVADGDAVDLSNLQRQIIHNTDRIGTAKVLSAKQAMGELNPDVNVVTYNGRLTADNIRETIRDYDVVLDGSDNFPTRFLMNDAAFFEKKTLVSGSMFRFEGQIATFKGHEEKPCYRCLYPEPPPKGLVPSCQEAGVLGALAGVIGVLQAVEAIKEILGIGEGLAGRLMIFDALGMNFRKVKVRKDPDCELCGEKAVIKELTTYEEACEIAAAK
- a CDS encoding ubiquitin-like small modifier protein 1, with product MPIKVRIPTPLRKITDGKDEVEAAGSTVAELLDDLEKNYPGIKERICEEDGTPRRFVNFYLNDEDIRFKENTGTAVKDGDEISIIPAIAGG
- a CDS encoding 4Fe-4S binding protein, yielding MDRFIEDKTTKVKVDYEGAEHKVDFNDLKTGGFIKQRQKDLFTVRLRCPGGRMPTDKLVEVSKLAHKYSKKGVVHFSFRQSLEILYVDYREFTPLVKELEAIGMKVASCGPRVRVPTACGGCEYNPNGLTDTQGLARMVDEKFFGTPTHHKFKISFSGCPIDCARTRGMDLGFQGLVEPEWEEPTCTGCTICSEACKEDAIESDPDTGKPIFSPDKCIYCGDCIRACPTGAWRAKRYGHTIRVGGKHGRHPIDAEEVATFVPDEKIPDVIEKTVEWYMAKGIRGERIGTTLARVGVEDLKKALEPVIGEIAAPEKERT
- a CDS encoding sulfurtransferase TusA family protein translates to MSEAKTEAAKAASPDISPDISIDLRGTLCPMNFVKTKLELEAMETGQVLEVVLDSGEPIQNVPKSIKEEGHKIVDVKREDDHFRIKVKKC
- a CDS encoding M67 family metallopeptidase — encoded protein: MLRISGDAHDKIIEDSKGAYPHECCGVLVGSSGQERTVTKAIEVENLNKERARDRYEIDPAELNRVDREARKEGLDIIGIYHSHPDHPDRPSEFDRKRGQPEYSYVIVSVMGGNETTVKSWIFHDEGEPFEEEEIEVI
- a CDS encoding NIL domain-containing protein, producing the protein MKKKVYLTYSKGLVKEPLIYQAGQLFKVTTNIRQASISEEVGLVALELEGEAPEIDKALRFFTQKGVKVEPIELDIIE
- a CDS encoding threonine synthase encodes the protein MSYMKALKCRECGKEYPKEALHVCEYCFGPLEVVYEYDEIKKVLDRETIEKRPPNMWRYRELLPLEGEPTVGAQVGFTPLIRANNLAEALGVEELYLKNDAVNYPTLSFKDRVVSVAISRAREMGFDVISCASTGNLANSVAAHAAACGMDSYVFIPFDLEQTKILGTLVYGSKVVGIKGTYDEVNRLCSEIAGKYGWAFVNINIRPYYAEGSKAFGYEIAEQLGWRLPKHTVVPMAGGSLITKIWKAYKEFQKLGFVEEAPASVYGAQAAGCAPIVTAVKQGSELITPVRPKTVAKSLAIGNPADGYYSVKAIKESGGWAEDVTDEEIVDAMKLLAETEGIFAETAGGVTLGVTKKLLDQGRIPKDESIVISITGNGLKTQEALQGKLKEAPVIEASLKEFDDLVESSGREYAVKG